In one Actinomyces trachealis genomic region, the following are encoded:
- a CDS encoding FMN-binding negative transcriptional regulator, with protein sequence MYVPGHFMLSEEHIRKILARPRRGNLVTVHEFGPEASMVPFYLDEERGTLVTHLVRNNPQVREPITGPGLVILDDADAYVSPRWYATNSVKANVPTWDYVTVHVRGKVQVDPSPQTALRVARHLTELYEPKEVLESVGEGALRRMSRAIVAVEVHLDEVRGKAKMSQNHHPEDLKSLAEAWEQQGENAMAEFVRTVSLPYAEARFRKLAELGLTERGRAVAAARARQHP encoded by the coding sequence ATGTACGTCCCCGGCCATTTCATGCTCTCTGAGGAGCACATCCGCAAGATCCTGGCTCGTCCCCGCCGCGGAAACCTGGTGACCGTCCACGAATTTGGACCTGAGGCGTCCATGGTGCCCTTCTACCTGGACGAGGAGCGCGGCACGCTGGTCACGCACCTGGTGCGCAACAATCCCCAGGTCCGTGAGCCCATCACCGGCCCCGGTCTAGTCATTCTCGACGACGCTGACGCCTACGTCTCCCCACGGTGGTACGCCACCAACAGCGTTAAAGCGAACGTGCCCACCTGGGACTACGTGACCGTGCACGTGCGCGGAAAGGTGCAGGTGGATCCCTCTCCGCAGACCGCCTTGCGAGTTGCACGCCACCTGACCGAACTGTATGAGCCCAAAGAGGTGCTTGAGTCGGTGGGTGAGGGGGCCCTGCGGCGCATGTCCCGTGCCATCGTGGCGGTGGAGGTGCACTTGGATGAGGTGCGCGGCAAGGCCAAGATGAGCCAGAACCACCATCCCGAGGACCTCAAGAGCCTGGCTGAGGCGTGGGAGCAGCAGGGGGAGAACGCCATGGCGGAGTTCGTGCGCACCGTCTCCCTGCCCTACGCTGAGGCGCGCTTCCGCAAGCTAGCGGAACTGGGGCTGACCGAGCGGGGCCGCGCTGTCGCCGCGGCTCGGGCGCGGCAGCATCCGTGA
- a CDS encoding aspartate carbamoyltransferase catalytic subunit, which translates to MRHLLSAKDLSHDEAVMVLDTAEAMAATQRHAVKKLPTLRGKTVVNLFFEDSTRTRLSFEAAAKRLSADVINFSAKGSSVSKGESLKDTAQTIMAMGADAVVVRHRADGAAHLLAHAGWINVPVLNAGDGTHQHPTQALLDAMTLRRWYQSGRPATGAADGSPAPRGRDLEGAKVIIVGDILHSRVARSNIDLLTTLGAKVTLVAPPTLLPVGMEDWPCQVYYDLDAAIAEVAPDAVMMLRVQRERMSAAGGGYFPSPGEYTRRYGLGAARRAAMPEHAIVMHPGPMNRGLEITAEAADDPRSRVIEQVSNGVSVRMAALYLLLADEGNQL; encoded by the coding sequence ATGAGGCACCTGCTCTCCGCCAAGGACCTCTCCCACGACGAGGCGGTGATGGTCCTGGACACCGCTGAAGCCATGGCCGCCACCCAGCGCCACGCCGTCAAGAAGCTGCCCACTTTGCGGGGCAAGACCGTGGTCAACCTCTTCTTTGAGGACTCCACCCGTACCCGGTTATCCTTCGAGGCTGCCGCTAAACGCCTCAGTGCTGACGTCATCAACTTCTCCGCCAAAGGTTCCTCGGTCTCCAAAGGTGAGTCCCTCAAGGACACCGCACAAACCATCATGGCCATGGGCGCCGACGCCGTCGTCGTGCGCCACCGGGCCGACGGCGCCGCCCATCTCCTGGCCCACGCGGGCTGGATCAACGTGCCCGTCCTCAACGCTGGCGACGGCACCCACCAGCACCCCACCCAGGCCCTCCTGGACGCCATGACCCTGCGCCGCTGGTACCAGTCGGGCAGACCGGCCACCGGCGCCGCCGACGGCTCGCCCGCCCCGCGCGGACGCGACCTCGAGGGAGCCAAAGTTATCATCGTCGGCGACATCCTGCACTCGCGAGTCGCCCGCTCCAACATAGACCTGCTGACCACCCTGGGGGCCAAAGTCACCCTGGTGGCCCCACCCACCCTCCTGCCCGTCGGCATGGAGGACTGGCCCTGCCAGGTCTACTACGATCTAGACGCCGCCATCGCGGAAGTGGCGCCCGACGCCGTCATGATGCTGCGCGTGCAGCGGGAGCGCATGAGCGCCGCCGGGGGCGGGTACTTCCCTAGCCCCGGGGAGTACACCCGCCGCTACGGCCTGGGCGCCGCCCGCCGGGCCGCCATGCCCGAGCACGCCATCGTCATGCACCCCGGCCCCATGAACCGTGGCCTAGAGATCACCGCGGAGGCCGCCGACGACCCGCGCTCCCGTGTAATCGAGCAGGTCAGCAACGGCGTGAGCGTACGTATGGCCGCCCTCTACCTCCTCCTCGCCGACGAAGGGAACCAGCTGTGA
- the pyrR gene encoding bifunctional pyr operon transcriptional regulator/uracil phosphoribosyltransferase PyrR produces MAESLSTGKRILGSPEIARSLFRIAHEIVERNRGVENLILLGIPSAGAPLAQRLAKALTIAAAEGARATGQPTGQAPEVPVGTLDITMFRDDLGRRPIRVPQPTQIPGGSLEGRNVVLVDDVLYSGRTIRAALDALNTIGRAATVQLAVLVDRGHRELPIRADYVGKNLPTSRSEKVVVSLTELGAADDAVSIVEAPTNQAHNQEGTR; encoded by the coding sequence GTGGCCGAATCACTGTCCACCGGGAAGCGGATCCTGGGATCACCCGAGATCGCCCGCTCACTGTTCCGTATTGCGCATGAGATCGTCGAGCGCAACCGAGGAGTAGAGAACCTGATCCTCCTTGGGATCCCATCGGCAGGTGCCCCGCTCGCACAACGCCTCGCCAAAGCCCTGACCATCGCCGCCGCAGAGGGCGCTCGCGCCACCGGTCAGCCCACAGGGCAGGCCCCAGAGGTCCCCGTCGGCACCCTGGACATCACCATGTTCCGCGACGACCTTGGCCGCCGCCCCATCAGGGTGCCCCAACCCACCCAGATCCCCGGCGGCAGCCTTGAGGGCCGCAACGTGGTCCTGGTGGACGACGTCCTCTACTCAGGTCGTACCATCCGTGCCGCCCTGGACGCCCTGAACACCATCGGCCGCGCCGCCACCGTCCAGCTCGCGGTACTAGTAGACCGCGGCCACCGAGAGCTACCAATCCGTGCCGATTATGTGGGCAAGAACCTGCCCACATCGCGCTCCGAGAAGGTCGTCGTCTCTCTGACCGAGCTTGGCGCCGCCGACGACGCCGTCAGCATCGTGGAAGCCCCCACCAATCAGGCCCACAACCAGGAGGGCACCCGATGA
- the efp gene encoding elongation factor P — protein MATTNDLKNGLVLNLEGQLWQVVEFQHVKPGKGPAFVRTKIKNVLSGKTVDKTFNAGLKVETATVDRRDMQYSYKDGDDYVFMDVKSYEQTYVPAATVGEAADLMLEGQDVIIAFHEENVLFVELPAAVILTIAHTEPGLQGDRSSAGTKPATLETGAEIQVPLFLNTGDKVKVDTRNRSYISRVTD, from the coding sequence GTGGCAACGACGAACGACCTGAAGAACGGCCTCGTGCTCAACCTTGAAGGCCAGCTGTGGCAGGTTGTTGAGTTCCAGCACGTCAAGCCCGGCAAGGGCCCCGCCTTTGTGCGCACGAAGATCAAGAACGTCCTGTCCGGCAAGACCGTAGACAAGACCTTCAACGCAGGCCTCAAGGTGGAGACCGCTACCGTGGACCGCCGCGACATGCAGTACTCCTACAAGGACGGAGACGACTACGTCTTCATGGACGTCAAGTCCTACGAGCAGACCTACGTCCCCGCCGCCACTGTCGGGGAGGCCGCCGACCTGATGCTGGAGGGCCAGGATGTCATCATCGCCTTCCACGAGGAGAACGTGCTCTTCGTCGAGTTGCCCGCTGCCGTGATCCTGACTATCGCCCACACCGAGCCCGGCCTGCAGGGCGACCGGTCCTCCGCTGGCACCAAGCCCGCCACCTTGGAGACCGGTGCCGAGATCCAGGTGCCCCTGTTCCTCAACACCGGTGACAAGGTCAAGGTGGACACCCGCAACCGTTCTTACATCTCCCGCGTGACTGACTGA
- a CDS encoding SDR family oxidoreductase, which produces MSTATRTPVIAITGATGHVGGAVATRLHDAGLAARLIVRDPTRAPAWARAVAVTSYGDRATGPAALAGVDVLFMVSAAESADRLEQHRAFIDSAAEAGVRHVVYTSFVGAGPDSVFTFGRTHGATEAHLAASGMTTTILRDSFYLDFLPELAVAGVIAGPAGPTGGSVGAVARADVVRSACTVLTDLAAGSSAHDGAIYTMTGPETLSLIDVARILTELGSPTTYREESIEQAYASRAHYGAPAWEVDGWVSTYTAIASGQLAAVTEDVLRLTGRVPLSLAELLTGARA; this is translated from the coding sequence ATGAGCACTGCGACCCGCACCCCCGTCATCGCCATCACGGGCGCCACTGGCCACGTCGGCGGCGCCGTCGCGACCCGCCTGCACGACGCAGGCCTGGCCGCCCGCCTCATCGTGCGTGATCCCACCCGGGCGCCCGCCTGGGCCCGCGCGGTCGCCGTCACCAGCTACGGCGACCGCGCGACCGGTCCCGCCGCGCTCGCTGGGGTCGACGTCCTGTTCATGGTCTCGGCCGCTGAGTCGGCCGACCGCCTTGAGCAGCACCGCGCCTTCATCGACTCTGCGGCCGAGGCGGGCGTGCGCCACGTCGTCTACACCAGCTTCGTCGGGGCGGGACCGGATTCGGTCTTCACCTTCGGACGCACCCACGGCGCCACCGAAGCCCATCTGGCAGCCTCCGGCATGACCACCACCATCCTGCGTGACTCCTTCTACCTCGACTTCCTGCCCGAGCTCGCCGTCGCTGGCGTCATTGCCGGTCCTGCCGGCCCCACGGGCGGCAGCGTGGGCGCCGTCGCCCGGGCCGACGTCGTGCGCTCGGCCTGCACTGTGCTTACCGACCTTGCCGCTGGCTCCAGTGCCCACGACGGCGCCATCTACACGATGACCGGTCCCGAGACCCTGAGCCTCATCGATGTTGCCCGCATCCTCACCGAGCTGGGCTCGCCCACCACCTACCGCGAGGAGAGCATCGAGCAGGCCTACGCCTCGCGCGCCCACTACGGTGCCCCCGCCTGGGAGGTCGACGGGTGGGTGAGCACCTACACCGCCATCGCCTCCGGCCAGCTCGCCGCCGTCACCGAGGACGTCCTGCGTCTGACCGGCCGCGTGCCCCTGAGCCTGGCCGAGCTCCTCACCGGTGCGCGTGCCTGA
- the aroC gene encoding chorismate synthase yields the protein MLNWITAGESHGQALTAIIDGVPAGLELNSQDLQDALARRRLGHGRGARQSFERDELRILGGVRHGRTMGGPVAVEIGNSEWPKWQTVMSADPVLPESLLVDAGTGDEREIARNRPLTRPRPGHADLPGMLKYDFDDARPVLERASARETAARVALGAVAEAILRQVSGIKLVSHVVRIGSVELPASATPPGPQDITHLDTDPVRCTDPSISARMVAEIDTARKAGDTLGGIVEVIAYGVPVGLGTHTSAARRLDTQLAAALMSIQSVKGVEVGDGFTCATRRGSEAHDEILAVEHGQVTRASNHAGGIEGGISNGSPVRVRAALKPISTVPRALRTIDLSTGGEATALHQRSDVCAVVPGAVVAQAEVALVLARTLLEKTGGDSVAEARRNLNSYLARIEERTNW from the coding sequence ATGCTTAACTGGATCACTGCGGGGGAGTCACATGGCCAGGCGCTCACGGCGATCATCGACGGCGTACCGGCCGGACTTGAGCTCAACAGCCAGGACCTGCAGGATGCTCTGGCGCGCCGCCGTCTAGGCCACGGTCGCGGCGCCCGCCAATCCTTTGAGCGTGACGAACTGAGGATCCTAGGCGGCGTGCGGCATGGACGTACCATGGGTGGCCCCGTGGCAGTCGAGATCGGCAACTCAGAGTGGCCAAAGTGGCAGACCGTCATGAGCGCCGACCCAGTCCTGCCGGAAAGCCTGCTGGTGGACGCCGGCACTGGAGACGAGCGGGAGATTGCCCGCAACCGGCCCCTGACGCGTCCCCGCCCCGGCCACGCTGACTTGCCCGGCATGCTTAAGTACGACTTTGACGACGCCCGCCCAGTCCTGGAACGCGCCTCCGCCCGTGAGACCGCCGCCCGGGTGGCCCTGGGAGCCGTAGCGGAAGCCATCCTGCGACAGGTCTCAGGTATCAAGCTGGTCAGCCATGTAGTGCGCATTGGCAGCGTCGAGCTGCCAGCCAGTGCCACCCCACCCGGACCGCAGGACATCACCCATCTGGACACCGACCCAGTCCGCTGCACCGACCCGAGCATCTCTGCACGCATGGTTGCGGAGATTGATACTGCCCGGAAGGCCGGGGACACGCTCGGTGGCATCGTGGAGGTCATCGCCTACGGCGTTCCGGTGGGCCTGGGCACCCACACGAGCGCTGCCCGGCGGCTTGACACGCAGCTGGCTGCAGCGCTTATGAGCATCCAGTCTGTCAAAGGCGTGGAGGTGGGGGATGGCTTCACCTGCGCCACGCGGCGCGGCAGCGAGGCTCATGACGAGATCCTCGCAGTAGAGCACGGACAGGTGACCCGAGCAAGCAACCATGCTGGCGGCATTGAGGGCGGCATCTCCAACGGCTCCCCAGTGCGCGTGCGCGCCGCCCTTAAACCCATCTCCACCGTCCCCCGTGCCCTGCGCACTATCGACCTCAGCACCGGTGGTGAGGCCACCGCCTTGCACCAGCGCTCTGACGTCTGTGCTGTAGTTCCTGGCGCTGTCGTCGCACAGGCAGAGGTGGCCCTGGTGCTGGCCCGTACCCTGCTAGAGAAGACCGGCGGGGACAGCGTGGCCGAGGCGCGACGCAACCTGAACTCCTACCTGGCCCGGATTGAGGAGAGGACGAACTGGTGA
- a CDS encoding shikimate dehydrogenase codes for MTQTDAAGGGPRVWEPTGAAGAARLCAVIGAPVAHSLSPVLHRAAYEALGLTDWSYGLAEVTPEQLPEVLTAMASAVTPGSGTPVGLSVTMPHKQAVIPLLDAVDPLAAVTGAVNTVVAQRSGRGAALLTGFNTDVAGISQAIQETAPVLAPGAGAVVLGAGATACSALAALTELGASSITVAARRLAGPGRVLSAAHRMGLEVGTLSWQPGEEASDLVVAEALRGAELVVSTLPAGAAETVAAQLAGGRGLRPGAVLLDVVYAPWPTALTAAWQVHGGTCVPGWLMLLHQAAAQVHLMTGREAPVDAMRSALMRALAERP; via the coding sequence GTGACCCAAACGGATGCTGCTGGAGGGGGCCCTAGGGTATGGGAGCCAACAGGTGCTGCCGGGGCCGCACGGCTCTGTGCAGTCATTGGCGCCCCAGTCGCACACTCCTTGTCCCCAGTGCTGCACCGCGCTGCCTACGAGGCCTTGGGACTGACGGATTGGAGCTACGGGCTTGCCGAGGTGACGCCGGAGCAGCTGCCTGAGGTGCTGACGGCAATGGCGTCTGCGGTTACGCCAGGTTCTGGGACACCGGTGGGCCTGTCTGTGACGATGCCGCACAAGCAGGCGGTGATCCCCCTGTTGGATGCTGTGGACCCGCTGGCCGCTGTGACCGGTGCAGTGAACACAGTGGTGGCACAGCGCTCCGGGCGTGGAGCGGCACTGCTAACGGGGTTCAACACCGATGTGGCGGGGATCAGTCAGGCCATACAGGAGACGGCGCCGGTGCTAGCCCCTGGCGCGGGGGCGGTGGTCCTGGGCGCAGGGGCGACCGCCTGCTCCGCCCTGGCAGCCCTAACCGAACTCGGGGCTAGCAGCATCACTGTGGCTGCGCGGCGCTTGGCGGGACCTGGCCGGGTGCTTAGTGCTGCACACCGGATGGGGCTGGAGGTGGGGACCCTCAGCTGGCAGCCGGGCGAGGAGGCTTCTGACCTGGTGGTGGCTGAGGCCCTGCGTGGTGCGGAGCTGGTCGTCTCCACCCTGCCCGCTGGTGCCGCCGAGACAGTTGCTGCGCAGCTAGCAGGAGGGAGGGGCCTGCGCCCCGGTGCGGTGCTGCTCGACGTCGTCTACGCGCCCTGGCCCACCGCACTGACCGCAGCCTGGCAGGTACACGGCGGCACTTGCGTACCCGGCTGGCTGATGCTGCTGCACCAGGCGGCCGCACAGGTACACCTCATGACCGGCCGGGAGGCCCCCGTAGACGCTATGCGCTCCGCTTTGATGAGAGCACTGGCGGAACGCCCCTGA
- the aroB gene encoding 3-dehydroquinate synthase: protein MTETANNATNQHLRLDPSRLPIVLVGLPGAGKTTVARLLATALGVQVTDTDAEIRRRARMTVPQIFHAEGEQGFRERETRALRYVLLGQDHAQGIVALGGGAVESEANRVLLDGRTVVFLDARPETAALHVGAGEGRPLMRPDADSDEAAGGEALGTAESLLARMRHLDARRRPLYEEVATLTVPTDGLTPEQVAALVLVGLGGQVGPVSRSLATLLRNKPATPKGLEQAGMARAWPGSPRSIPVQGEAPYEVLIGHGLDAAVARAVKRAPGGGAGGVAIVYAAPLAAAALRIEQELEEDGLRVARFEITGDETSKRTQVLDSLWERMSAFRLRRDGTVIGLGGGATTDLAGFAAATWLRGVPVIQVPTSLLAMVDAAVGGKTGIDTNAGKNLVGAFHPPTTVVCDLDNLKGLPAEELRAGLGEVVKCGFILDPVILDRVLADPAECQRWDAPLLAELVERAVQVKARVVGEDLRESGLREVLNYGHTYAHAIERATGYQWRHGEAVAVGCVFTAEVARRRGLLDADTLRLHREAFAAAGLPTTFPEGAGRWEELFQIMLSDKKVRGGALRMVLLEGVGLPLLGVTPEPEELRAAHEAVTGETRQVSA from the coding sequence GTGACTGAGACCGCCAACAACGCCACCAACCAACACCTGCGCCTAGACCCCAGCCGCCTACCAATCGTCCTAGTCGGGCTCCCCGGCGCGGGCAAGACCACTGTGGCCCGTCTGCTTGCCACCGCATTGGGCGTGCAGGTCACAGACACTGACGCCGAGATCAGGCGCCGCGCCCGCATGACCGTGCCCCAGATCTTCCACGCCGAGGGGGAGCAGGGCTTCCGTGAGCGCGAGACACGCGCCCTGCGTTACGTCCTGCTAGGGCAAGACCACGCCCAGGGAATCGTGGCACTAGGCGGAGGTGCCGTCGAGAGCGAAGCCAACCGCGTGCTCCTAGACGGCCGTACCGTCGTCTTCCTGGATGCCCGGCCAGAGACCGCTGCGCTACACGTAGGCGCGGGGGAGGGCCGCCCCCTCATGCGCCCCGACGCCGACTCGGACGAGGCAGCCGGAGGCGAGGCCCTAGGCACTGCGGAAAGCCTGCTCGCACGCATGCGTCACCTAGACGCTCGCAGGCGTCCCCTCTACGAGGAAGTCGCCACCTTGACCGTTCCGACGGACGGATTGACCCCGGAGCAGGTGGCCGCGCTAGTGCTCGTTGGCTTGGGCGGGCAGGTGGGCCCGGTTTCCCGCAGCCTGGCCACCCTGCTGCGCAACAAGCCCGCGACACCAAAAGGCCTTGAGCAGGCGGGCATGGCCCGCGCCTGGCCCGGCAGCCCCCGCAGCATCCCGGTTCAAGGCGAGGCCCCCTACGAAGTACTCATTGGCCACGGTCTTGACGCTGCCGTCGCCCGTGCGGTCAAGCGCGCTCCTGGCGGCGGTGCCGGAGGAGTAGCCATCGTTTACGCCGCTCCACTGGCCGCTGCCGCATTGCGCATCGAGCAGGAGCTAGAGGAGGACGGCCTGCGGGTCGCCCGCTTTGAGATCACCGGGGACGAGACCTCCAAACGCACCCAGGTGCTGGACTCCCTTTGGGAACGCATGAGCGCCTTCCGGCTTAGGCGCGACGGAACTGTCATTGGTCTGGGTGGTGGAGCTACCACAGACCTGGCCGGATTCGCTGCTGCCACCTGGCTACGTGGCGTCCCTGTGATCCAGGTGCCCACCAGTCTGCTGGCCATGGTTGACGCCGCCGTCGGCGGCAAAACTGGTATCGACACCAATGCTGGTAAGAACCTAGTAGGCGCTTTCCATCCGCCCACCACCGTGGTTTGCGACCTGGACAACCTGAAGGGGCTACCAGCTGAGGAGTTGCGTGCGGGCCTAGGGGAAGTCGTCAAGTGCGGATTCATCTTGGACCCGGTAATCCTGGACCGGGTGCTGGCTGACCCAGCTGAATGCCAGCGATGGGACGCCCCGCTGCTCGCCGAGCTTGTGGAGCGGGCCGTGCAGGTCAAAGCGCGAGTGGTCGGCGAGGACCTGCGCGAGTCCGGCCTACGTGAAGTCCTCAACTATGGGCACACCTACGCCCATGCCATCGAGAGGGCCACCGGCTACCAGTGGCGTCACGGTGAAGCCGTGGCCGTCGGCTGCGTCTTCACCGCTGAGGTGGCGCGGCGCAGGGGCCTGCTTGACGCAGACACCTTGCGCCTGCACCGGGAGGCCTTTGCGGCAGCGGGACTGCCCACCACGTTCCCTGAGGGGGCAGGCCGCTGGGAGGAACTCTTCCAGATCATGCTCTCCGACAAGAAGGTGCGCGGTGGGGCCCTGCGCATGGTGCTCCTGGAGGGCGTCGGCCTGCCCCTGTTAGGCGTCACCCCGGAGCCTGAGGAGCTGCGTGCCGCGCACGAGGCTGTCACTGGTGAGACCAGGCAGGTCAGCGCGTGA
- a CDS encoding shikimate kinase: MKALVLVGPSGVGCTSVAQEIGARTGASVWDLAEQVATLLEVPAEMAIVAVGEQRYREAERQVAVRLLRQLQSEGGVLAMGSGCLRDEGVCAALAALRQAGGRTVALVCSVRRLATRNGLDAPRSIALGTVHHQFTQMLKAREAECRELADAIVDTTDTTVQQAVDLVLG; this comes from the coding sequence GTGAAGGCATTAGTGCTGGTTGGCCCATCCGGCGTCGGCTGCACCAGCGTGGCCCAGGAGATCGGTGCGCGCACCGGTGCTAGTGTCTGGGACTTGGCGGAGCAGGTCGCAACGCTGCTGGAGGTGCCAGCGGAGATGGCAATCGTGGCGGTGGGGGAGCAGCGTTACCGTGAGGCCGAGAGGCAAGTGGCTGTGCGTTTGCTCCGACAGCTCCAGTCCGAAGGCGGAGTGCTGGCAATGGGCTCGGGCTGTCTGCGGGACGAGGGTGTGTGCGCCGCACTGGCGGCACTGCGCCAGGCCGGTGGCCGTACGGTGGCTTTGGTGTGCTCTGTGCGGCGCCTGGCCACCCGGAACGGCCTGGATGCACCGCGGTCCATCGCCCTGGGCACAGTCCACCATCAGTTTACGCAGATGCTGAAGGCCCGTGAGGCCGAGTGCCGCGAACTGGCCGACGCGATCGTGGACACCACTGACACCACGGTGCAGCAGGCTGTAGACCTGGTGTTGGGTTAG
- a CDS encoding dihydroorotase — protein sequence MSTTHLLPAVRPYGDDPTDVLVVDGKITIIGSDAAAQAPTGTVRHDNLKGLVLLPGLVDIHTHLRQPGRESAETVYTGTRAAAAGGYTAVFAMANTTPVQDNAGVVEQVLRLGREAGWVDVHPIGAVTENLEGKRLSEMSAMADSAAQVRVFSDDGKCVSDPVLMRRALEYVKAFDGVIAQHSQDPRLTEGSQMHEGRVSAELGLRGWPSVAEESIIARDVLLAEHVGSRLHVCHLSTAGSVDIIRWAKSRGIDVTAEATPHHLLLTDELARNYSPLYKVNPPLRTQADVNAVREALADGTIDVVGTDHAPHPLEDKDCEWQAGAFGMTGLETALSVIIQTMVEPGRLDWRGVARVLSETPARIGRITDQGRPIAVGEPANLTVVNPSVRRTVDPHAQWTRSTNTPYVGMELPGQVMATFLRGRPTVLDGQPVSNNLQEQA from the coding sequence GTGAGCACCACCCACCTCCTGCCCGCTGTCCGCCCCTACGGCGATGACCCCACCGACGTCCTCGTCGTCGACGGCAAGATCACCATTATCGGCTCCGACGCCGCCGCCCAGGCGCCCACAGGCACCGTGCGCCACGACAACCTTAAGGGGCTTGTCCTGCTGCCTGGCCTCGTGGACATCCACACCCACCTGCGCCAGCCCGGTCGCGAGAGCGCCGAGACCGTCTACACCGGTACCCGCGCCGCCGCCGCCGGTGGCTACACCGCCGTATTCGCCATGGCCAACACCACGCCCGTGCAGGACAACGCTGGCGTGGTCGAGCAGGTCCTGCGCCTGGGGCGCGAAGCTGGCTGGGTGGACGTACACCCCATCGGCGCCGTCACCGAGAATCTGGAGGGTAAGCGACTTTCTGAGATGAGCGCTATGGCGGACTCAGCCGCACAGGTACGCGTCTTCTCTGACGACGGCAAATGCGTCTCCGACCCCGTGCTCATGCGCCGCGCCCTGGAGTACGTTAAGGCCTTCGACGGCGTGATCGCCCAGCACTCCCAGGACCCACGCCTAACCGAGGGCTCCCAGATGCATGAGGGCCGCGTCTCCGCCGAGCTCGGTCTGCGCGGCTGGCCGTCCGTGGCCGAGGAGTCCATCATCGCCCGTGACGTCCTCCTAGCTGAGCACGTGGGCTCCCGCCTGCACGTATGCCACCTGTCGACCGCCGGGAGCGTGGACATTATCCGCTGGGCCAAGTCCCGGGGGATCGACGTCACCGCAGAGGCCACCCCCCACCACCTGCTGCTGACCGACGAGTTAGCCCGCAACTACTCGCCCCTGTACAAGGTCAACCCGCCCCTGCGCACCCAGGCTGACGTGAACGCCGTGCGCGAGGCCCTCGCTGACGGGACGATCGACGTCGTCGGTACTGACCACGCCCCCCACCCCTTAGAGGACAAGGACTGCGAATGGCAAGCCGGGGCCTTCGGCATGACTGGCCTGGAGACCGCCCTGTCAGTCATCATCCAGACGATGGTGGAGCCCGGGCGCCTGGATTGGCGGGGCGTGGCCCGGGTGCTCTCCGAGACCCCCGCACGCATCGGCCGCATCACCGACCAGGGTCGTCCCATCGCCGTGGGGGAGCCCGCGAACCTCACCGTCGTCAACCCCAGTGTGCGCCGTACGGTGGACCCGCACGCCCAGTGGACCCGCTCCACCAACACCCCCTACGTCGGCATGGAGCTGCCTGGGCAGGTCATGGCGACCTTCCTGCGTGGCCGCCCCACCGTGCTGGACGGCCAGCCTGTCAGCAACAACCTCCAGGAGCAGGCATGA
- the nusB gene encoding transcription antitermination factor NusB, with the protein MSSDENHEAQDSFPEGAASTAPSGARGRNIKHTVTARTKARRRAVEILFEADQRGMLGRGRRQDAEDEREEGAPAQESVTAAEAAQALRDFAARRAVESANHTEAPAYTRDILAGVADHLADVDDTIETYAQGWTLARMPAVDRAIARVATWEIIWNDDVDVPVAVDEAMTLARMLSTDDSPRYLGGVLGRIGDLAETLR; encoded by the coding sequence ATGAGTTCTGACGAGAACCACGAGGCCCAGGACTCATTCCCGGAGGGCGCGGCCAGCACCGCGCCCTCCGGTGCGCGTGGCCGCAACATCAAGCACACGGTCACCGCCCGCACCAAGGCCCGCCGCCGTGCCGTGGAGATCCTCTTTGAGGCGGACCAGCGTGGCATGCTGGGCAGGGGCCGTCGGCAGGACGCGGAGGACGAGCGTGAGGAGGGCGCGCCAGCCCAGGAGAGCGTCACGGCCGCCGAGGCCGCGCAGGCCCTGCGGGACTTCGCCGCCCGTCGCGCCGTCGAGTCCGCCAACCACACCGAGGCACCCGCCTACACCCGCGATATCCTCGCCGGGGTGGCGGATCACCTCGCCGACGTCGACGACACCATCGAGACCTACGCCCAGGGCTGGACGCTCGCCCGCATGCCGGCCGTGGACCGCGCCATCGCTCGCGTCGCCACCTGGGAGATCATCTGGAACGATGACGTCGACGTTCCCGTGGCTGTTGACGAAGCTATGACGCTGGCGAGAATGCTCTCCACGGACGATTCACCCCGCTACCTCGGAGGCGTACTCGGTCGCATCGGGGACCTGGCGGAGACGCTGCGCTAA